In a genomic window of Larus michahellis chromosome 3, bLarMic1.1, whole genome shotgun sequence:
- the SLC5A6 gene encoding sodium-dependent multivitamin transporter isoform X1, whose amino-acid sequence MEFTVIDYSIFALLLVLSSAIGLFYALSGDRQRTVQEFLLANRNMGFLPVALSLLATFQSAVAILGVPAEIYRFGTEYWFLGCSYFLGLLIPAHIFIPVFYRLRITSTYEYLELRFNKTVRVFGTITFIFQMVIYMGVVLYAPALALNAVTGFDLWSAVLTIGLVCTLYTTLGGLKAVIWTDVFQTLVMFAGQLAVIVVGARRVGGMARVWRLAEQQGKISGIDLDPDPFQRHTFWTLALGGVFMMLSLYGVNQAQVQRYLSARSEREAKLSCYAVFPCQQIVLCLSCLTGLVMFAYDREHPLAPAQRPGSSDQLVLYFVMDVLQDLPGLPGLFVACLFSGSLSTISSAFNSLATVTMEDLVRPHCPGLSESRATLLSKLLALGYGLLCLGMAYVSSMLGPVLQAAISIFGMVGGPLLGLFCLGMFFPCANPTGAVVGLLAGLAMAFWVGIGSLLRSMGAAGGAPPPNGTALPAVGNLTTILATTALAPTTAPHSPTGLEKFYSLSYMWYSAHNSTTVILVGLLVSLVTGPMPAAAVDPRTISPVLPRLLCCLPHKYRQKLCCGGGFPDQVSGPAPSPPAGTQTLGGGSVPPPPHAPAAPCSVPTGRQPCGRRGEEQGGPQRPAPPGAAGGRGGTGVHPCGGGPRLHPAGDLLLSPPHPAVGVPATCPPPQGAWAPPVGHPDTAGEHQITGGGWVGCTPHTGLAPSPPRLPTPGTLPAPPPEAGGALGPGVWGRVGAVPSPPTPGWDVAGAPRLATCLTAPLRDGGGPDPPGRRAPRLPPALCPPSLCLSPPINGSGAHVLEEPRTPPCTQPPPGARGDVGPPQSP is encoded by the exons ATGGAGTTCACCGTCATCGACTACAGCATCTTCgccctgctgctggtgctgtCCTCGGCCATCGGGCTCTTCTACGCGCTGAGCGGGGACCGGCAGCGCACGGTGCAGGAGTTCCTGCTGGCCAACCGCAACATGGGCTTCCTGCCCGTCGCCCTCTCCCTGCTGGCCACCTTCCAGTCGGCCGTGGCCATCCTGGGGGTGCCGGCCGAGATCTACCGCTTCGGCACTGAGTACTGGTTCCTGGGCTGCTCCTACTTCCTGGGGCTGCTCATCCCGGCCCACATCTTCATCCCCGTCTTCTACCGCCTGCGCATCACCAGCACCTATGAG TACCTGGAGCTGCGCTTCAACAAGACGGTGCGGGTCTTCGGCACCATCACCTTCATCTTCCAGATG GTCATCTACATGGGGGTGGTGCTCTACGCGCCCGCGCTGGCCCTCAACGCGG TGACGGGCTTTGACCTCTGGAGCGCGGTGCTCACCATAGGGCTGGTCTGTACCCTCTACACCACGCTG GGCGGGCTGAAGGCGGTCATCTGGACAGACGTCTTCCAGACGCTGGTGATGTTCGCGGGGCAGCTGGCCGTCATCGTGGTGGGGGCCCGGCGGGTGGGCGGCATGGCCCGCGTCTGGCGCCTGGCCGAGCAGCAGGGCAAGATCTCCGGCATCGA CCTGGACCCTGACCCCTTCCAGCGGCACACCTTCTGGACGCTGGCGCTGGGGGGGGTCTTCATGATGCTGTCGCTGTACGGGGTGAACCAGGCGCAGGTGCAGCGGTACCTCAGCGCCCGCAGCGAGCGGGAGGCCAAGCT CTCCTGCTACGCCGTCTTCCCCTGCCAGCAGATCGTCCTCTGCCTCAGCTGCCTCACCGGCCTCGTCATGTTCGCCTACGACCGGGAGCACCCGCTGGCGCCCGCGCAGCGCCCCGGATCCTCCGACCAG CTGGTGCTGTACTTCGTGATGGACGTGCTGCAGGACctgccggggctgcccgggctcTTCGTCGCCTGCCTCTTCAGCGGGTCCCTCAG caccatCTCCTCCGCCTTCAACTCGCTGGCCACGGTGACGATGGAGGACCTGGTGCGGCCCCACTGCCCCGGGCTGTCGGAGTCGCGGGCCACGCTGCTCTCCAAGCTGCTGG ctcttggGTATGGATTGCTGTGCCTGGGGATGGCCTACGTCTCCTCCATGCTGGGCCCCGTGCTGCAG gcgGCCATCAGCATCTTCGGCATGGTAGGGGGCCCGCTCCTGGGGCTCTTCTGCCTGGGCATGTTCTTCCCCTGCGCCAACCCCACG GGTGCCGTCGTGGGGCTGCTGGCCGGCCTGGCCATGGCCTTCTGGGTGGGCATCGGCAGCCTGCTGCGCAGCatgggggcggccgggggggccccCCCGCCCAACGGCACTGCACTCCCCGCCGTGGGCAACCTCACCACCATCCTGGCCACCACCGCGCTGGCCCCCACCACGGCCCCCCACAG ccccacggggctgGAGAAGTTTTACAGCCTGTCCTACATGTGGTACAGCGCCCACAACTCCACCACCGTCATCCTGGTGGGGCTCCTGGTCAGCCTTGTCACCG GCCCGATGCCGGCGGCGGCTGTGGACCCCCGCACCATCTCCCCGGTGCTGCCCCgcctgctgtgctgcctgccccACAAGTACCGGCAGAAGCTCTGCTGCGGGGGGGGCTTCCCCGACCAGGTGAGcggcccagcccccagccccccggcggGGACACagacactggggggggggtcagtgccccccccgccccatgcccctgctgccccctgctctgtccccacagGACGCCAACCATGCGGACGCCGAGGTGAAGAGCAAGGGGGTCCCCAACGGcctgccccccccggggcggcgggaggaagaggaggaacagggGTACATCCGTGCGGTGGGGGCCCCCGCCTACACCCTGCAGGAGACCTCCTTctgagccccccccaccccgccgtggGGGTCCcagccacctgcccccccccccagggggcaTGGGCCCCCCCCGTGGGGCACCCGGACACGGCCGGGGAGCACCAAATaactggggggggctgggtgggCTGCACCCCCCACACCGGGCTggccccgagccccccccggctgcccacACCGGGGAcgctgccagcccccccccccgaggccgGGGGGGCTCTGGGACCAGGGGTGTGGGGGCGAGTGGGAGCggtgccctctccccccaccccaggctgggACGTTGCTGGTGCCCCCCGCCTGGCCACGTGCCTTACCGCACCGCTCCGGGACGGGGGGGGCCCAGACCCCCCAGGGCGCCGAGCGCCCAGACTCCCCCCAGCCCTCTGTCCCCCATCTCTGTGTTTGTCCCCCCCAATAAACGGTTCTGGAGCGCACGTGTTGGAagagcccaggacccccccctgcacacagcccccccccggagcccgcggggatgtgggacccccccagtccccttgA
- the SLC5A6 gene encoding sodium-dependent multivitamin transporter isoform X3 — protein sequence MFAYDREHPLAPAQRPGSSDQLVLYFVMDVLQDLPGLPGLFVACLFSGSLSTISSAFNSLATVTMEDLVRPHCPGLSESRATLLSKLLALGYGLLCLGMAYVSSMLGPVLQAAISIFGMVGGPLLGLFCLGMFFPCANPTGAVVGLLAGLAMAFWVGIGSLLRSMGAAGGAPPPNGTALPAVGNLTTILATTALAPTTAPHSPTGLEKFYSLSYMWYSAHNSTTVILVGLLVSLVTGPMPAAAVDPRTISPVLPRLLCCLPHKYRQKLCCGGGFPDQVSGPAPSPPAGTQTLGGGSVPPPPHAPAAPCSVPTGRQPCGRRGEEQGGPQRPAPPGAAGGRGGTGVHPCGGGPRLHPAGDLLLSPPHPAVGVPATCPPPQGAWAPPVGHPDTAGEHQITGGGWVGCTPHTGLAPSPPRLPTPGTLPAPPPEAGGALGPGVWGRVGAVPSPPTPGWDVAGAPRLATCLTAPLRDGGGPDPPGRRAPRLPPALCPPSLCLSPPINGSGAHVLEEPRTPPCTQPPPGARGDVGPPQSP from the exons ATGTTCGCCTACGACCGGGAGCACCCGCTGGCGCCCGCGCAGCGCCCCGGATCCTCCGACCAG CTGGTGCTGTACTTCGTGATGGACGTGCTGCAGGACctgccggggctgcccgggctcTTCGTCGCCTGCCTCTTCAGCGGGTCCCTCAG caccatCTCCTCCGCCTTCAACTCGCTGGCCACGGTGACGATGGAGGACCTGGTGCGGCCCCACTGCCCCGGGCTGTCGGAGTCGCGGGCCACGCTGCTCTCCAAGCTGCTGG ctcttggGTATGGATTGCTGTGCCTGGGGATGGCCTACGTCTCCTCCATGCTGGGCCCCGTGCTGCAG gcgGCCATCAGCATCTTCGGCATGGTAGGGGGCCCGCTCCTGGGGCTCTTCTGCCTGGGCATGTTCTTCCCCTGCGCCAACCCCACG GGTGCCGTCGTGGGGCTGCTGGCCGGCCTGGCCATGGCCTTCTGGGTGGGCATCGGCAGCCTGCTGCGCAGCatgggggcggccgggggggccccCCCGCCCAACGGCACTGCACTCCCCGCCGTGGGCAACCTCACCACCATCCTGGCCACCACCGCGCTGGCCCCCACCACGGCCCCCCACAG ccccacggggctgGAGAAGTTTTACAGCCTGTCCTACATGTGGTACAGCGCCCACAACTCCACCACCGTCATCCTGGTGGGGCTCCTGGTCAGCCTTGTCACCG GCCCGATGCCGGCGGCGGCTGTGGACCCCCGCACCATCTCCCCGGTGCTGCCCCgcctgctgtgctgcctgccccACAAGTACCGGCAGAAGCTCTGCTGCGGGGGGGGCTTCCCCGACCAGGTGAGcggcccagcccccagccccccggcggGGACACagacactggggggggggtcagtgccccccccgccccatgcccctgctgccccctgctctgtccccacagGACGCCAACCATGCGGACGCCGAGGTGAAGAGCAAGGGGGTCCCCAACGGcctgccccccccggggcggcgggaggaagaggaggaacagggGTACATCCGTGCGGTGGGGGCCCCCGCCTACACCCTGCAGGAGACCTCCTTctgagccccccccaccccgccgtggGGGTCCcagccacctgcccccccccccagggggcaTGGGCCCCCCCCGTGGGGCACCCGGACACGGCCGGGGAGCACCAAATaactggggggggctgggtgggCTGCACCCCCCACACCGGGCTggccccgagccccccccggctgcccacACCGGGGAcgctgccagcccccccccccgaggccgGGGGGGCTCTGGGACCAGGGGTGTGGGGGCGAGTGGGAGCggtgccctctccccccaccccaggctgggACGTTGCTGGTGCCCCCCGCCTGGCCACGTGCCTTACCGCACCGCTCCGGGACGGGGGGGGCCCAGACCCCCCAGGGCGCCGAGCGCCCAGACTCCCCCCAGCCCTCTGTCCCCCATCTCTGTGTTTGTCCCCCCCAATAAACGGTTCTGGAGCGCACGTGTTGGAagagcccaggacccccccctgcacacagcccccccccggagcccgcggggatgtgggacccccccagtccccttgA
- the SLC5A6 gene encoding sodium-dependent multivitamin transporter isoform X2, which yields MEFTVIDYSIFALLLVLSSAIGLFYALSGDRQRTVQEFLLANRNMGFLPVALSLLATFQSAVAILGVPAEIYRFGTEYWFLGCSYFLGLLIPAHIFIPVFYRLRITSTYEYLELRFNKTVRVFGTITFIFQMVIYMGVVLYAPALALNAVTGFDLWSAVLTIGLVCTLYTTLGGLKAVIWTDVFQTLVMFAGQLAVIVVGARRVGGMARVWRLAEQQGKISGIDLDPDPFQRHTFWTLALGGVFMMLSLYGVNQAQVQRYLSARSEREAKLSCYAVFPCQQIVLCLSCLTGLVMFAYDREHPLAPAQRPGSSDQLVLYFVMDVLQDLPGLPGLFVACLFSGSLSTISSAFNSLATVTMEDLVRPHCPGLSESRATLLSKLLALGYGLLCLGMAYVSSMLGPVLQAAISIFGMVGGPLLGLFCLGMFFPCANPTGAVVGLLAGLAMAFWVGIGSLLRSMGAAGGAPPPNGTALPAVGNLTTILATTALAPTTAPHSPTGLEKFYSLSYMWYSAHNSTTVILVGLLVSLVTGPMPAAAVDPRTISPVLPRLLCCLPHKYRQKLCCGGGFPDQDANHADAEVKSKGVPNGLPPPGRREEEEEQGYIRAVGAPAYTLQETSF from the exons ATGGAGTTCACCGTCATCGACTACAGCATCTTCgccctgctgctggtgctgtCCTCGGCCATCGGGCTCTTCTACGCGCTGAGCGGGGACCGGCAGCGCACGGTGCAGGAGTTCCTGCTGGCCAACCGCAACATGGGCTTCCTGCCCGTCGCCCTCTCCCTGCTGGCCACCTTCCAGTCGGCCGTGGCCATCCTGGGGGTGCCGGCCGAGATCTACCGCTTCGGCACTGAGTACTGGTTCCTGGGCTGCTCCTACTTCCTGGGGCTGCTCATCCCGGCCCACATCTTCATCCCCGTCTTCTACCGCCTGCGCATCACCAGCACCTATGAG TACCTGGAGCTGCGCTTCAACAAGACGGTGCGGGTCTTCGGCACCATCACCTTCATCTTCCAGATG GTCATCTACATGGGGGTGGTGCTCTACGCGCCCGCGCTGGCCCTCAACGCGG TGACGGGCTTTGACCTCTGGAGCGCGGTGCTCACCATAGGGCTGGTCTGTACCCTCTACACCACGCTG GGCGGGCTGAAGGCGGTCATCTGGACAGACGTCTTCCAGACGCTGGTGATGTTCGCGGGGCAGCTGGCCGTCATCGTGGTGGGGGCCCGGCGGGTGGGCGGCATGGCCCGCGTCTGGCGCCTGGCCGAGCAGCAGGGCAAGATCTCCGGCATCGA CCTGGACCCTGACCCCTTCCAGCGGCACACCTTCTGGACGCTGGCGCTGGGGGGGGTCTTCATGATGCTGTCGCTGTACGGGGTGAACCAGGCGCAGGTGCAGCGGTACCTCAGCGCCCGCAGCGAGCGGGAGGCCAAGCT CTCCTGCTACGCCGTCTTCCCCTGCCAGCAGATCGTCCTCTGCCTCAGCTGCCTCACCGGCCTCGTCATGTTCGCCTACGACCGGGAGCACCCGCTGGCGCCCGCGCAGCGCCCCGGATCCTCCGACCAG CTGGTGCTGTACTTCGTGATGGACGTGCTGCAGGACctgccggggctgcccgggctcTTCGTCGCCTGCCTCTTCAGCGGGTCCCTCAG caccatCTCCTCCGCCTTCAACTCGCTGGCCACGGTGACGATGGAGGACCTGGTGCGGCCCCACTGCCCCGGGCTGTCGGAGTCGCGGGCCACGCTGCTCTCCAAGCTGCTGG ctcttggGTATGGATTGCTGTGCCTGGGGATGGCCTACGTCTCCTCCATGCTGGGCCCCGTGCTGCAG gcgGCCATCAGCATCTTCGGCATGGTAGGGGGCCCGCTCCTGGGGCTCTTCTGCCTGGGCATGTTCTTCCCCTGCGCCAACCCCACG GGTGCCGTCGTGGGGCTGCTGGCCGGCCTGGCCATGGCCTTCTGGGTGGGCATCGGCAGCCTGCTGCGCAGCatgggggcggccgggggggccccCCCGCCCAACGGCACTGCACTCCCCGCCGTGGGCAACCTCACCACCATCCTGGCCACCACCGCGCTGGCCCCCACCACGGCCCCCCACAG ccccacggggctgGAGAAGTTTTACAGCCTGTCCTACATGTGGTACAGCGCCCACAACTCCACCACCGTCATCCTGGTGGGGCTCCTGGTCAGCCTTGTCACCG GCCCGATGCCGGCGGCGGCTGTGGACCCCCGCACCATCTCCCCGGTGCTGCCCCgcctgctgtgctgcctgccccACAAGTACCGGCAGAAGCTCTGCTGCGGGGGGGGCTTCCCCGACCAG GACGCCAACCATGCGGACGCCGAGGTGAAGAGCAAGGGGGTCCCCAACGGcctgccccccccggggcggcgggaggaagaggaggaacagggGTACATCCGTGCGGTGGGGGCCCCCGCCTACACCCTGCAGGAGACCTCCTTctga
- the ATRAID gene encoding all-trans retinoic acid-induced differentiation factor isoform X1 — protein MTQRRPQPARPDGVTGDPPPPPPPPPRAGPPPRAGHRAPAPPAPGGMRPPAPPGQRRAVRSAEPARGRPGAGGRCRKSPGLGGAMGGFALLLLLLLVPPRAAGGAAVCGLCPGPLRNGSIVAQFCASRAGTEGEGRCCWERGAPPERLLGLDLSNCSLRSLPPGLAEATAAIVLDLTENPLTDPPSGSFLGFTLLQQLAVPLPLECPGGSSAWEEVTTSGSSRLCQGQRNPCNGSRELAWPCPENAACAPDGPGLIQCLCDSPFHGYKCLREGTFPVLLFCGVLGTITLSLSLLLWGTQRRKAKTP, from the exons ATGACGCAGCGCCGCCCTCAGCCCGCGCGCCCCGATGGCGTCAcgggcgacccccccccccccccccccccccccccccgtgccggTCCGCCGCCCCGGGCAGGTCACCgcgccccggcaccccccgccccgggggggatgcggcccccggccccccccgggcagcgccgggctgTGCGCTCCGCCgagcccgccagggggcgccccgGCGCCGGGGGGCGGTGCCGGAAGAgcccggggctcggcggggccatGGGCGGCTtcgcgctgctgctgctgctgctgctggtgccgccccgggccgccggcggggcggcg gtgtgtgggctcTGCCCGGGGCCACTGCGGAACGGCTCCATCGTGGCCCAGTTCTGCGCATCCCGGGCCGGTACCGAGGGCGAGGGGCGCTGCTGCTGGGAACGGGGCGCCCCCCCCGAGCGTCTGCTGGG GCTGGACCTGAGCAACTGCTCCCTGCGCAgcctccccccggggctggctgAGGCCACCGCCGCCATCGTCCT GGACCTGACGGAGAACCCCCTGACAGACCCCCCCAGCGGCTCCTTCCTGGGCTTCACCCTCCTGCAGCAACT cgCGGTGCCGCTGCCCCTGGAGTGCCCAGGCGGGAGCAGCGCCTGGGAGGAGGTGACGACGAGCGGGAGCAGCCGGCTCTGCCAGGGCCAGAGGAACCCCTGCAACGGCTCCAGGGAGCTCG CCTGGCCGTGCCCTGAGAACGCCGCCTGCGCCCCGGATGGCCCCGGCCTCATCCAGTGCCTCTGCGACAGCCCCTTCCACGGCTACAAGTGCCTGCGTGAG ggcaccttccctgtgctgctcttcTGCGGGGTCCTGGGAACCAtcaccctgtccctgtccctcctgctctGGGGCACCCAGCGACGGAAAGCCAAGACACCCTGA
- the ATRAID gene encoding all-trans retinoic acid-induced differentiation factor isoform X2: MASRATPPPPPPPPPVPVRRPGQVTAPRHPPPRGGCGPRPPPGSAGLCAPPSPPGGAPAPGGGAGRARGSAGPWAASRCCCCCCWCRPGPPAGRRLDLSNCSLRSLPPGLAEATAAIVLDLTENPLTDPPSGSFLGFTLLQQLAVPLPLECPGGSSAWEEVTTSGSSRLCQGQRNPCNGSRELAWPCPENAACAPDGPGLIQCLCDSPFHGYKCLREGTFPVLLFCGVLGTITLSLSLLLWGTQRRKAKTP, encoded by the exons ATGGCGTCAcgggcgacccccccccccccccccccccccccccccgtgccggTCCGCCGCCCCGGGCAGGTCACCgcgccccggcaccccccgccccgggggggatgcggcccccggccccccccgggcagcgccgggctgTGCGCTCCGCCgagcccgccagggggcgccccgGCGCCGGGGGGCGGTGCCGGAAGAgcccggggctcggcggggccatGGGCGGCTtcgcgctgctgctgctgctgctgctggtgccgccccgggccgccggcggggcggcg GCTGGACCTGAGCAACTGCTCCCTGCGCAgcctccccccggggctggctgAGGCCACCGCCGCCATCGTCCT GGACCTGACGGAGAACCCCCTGACAGACCCCCCCAGCGGCTCCTTCCTGGGCTTCACCCTCCTGCAGCAACT cgCGGTGCCGCTGCCCCTGGAGTGCCCAGGCGGGAGCAGCGCCTGGGAGGAGGTGACGACGAGCGGGAGCAGCCGGCTCTGCCAGGGCCAGAGGAACCCCTGCAACGGCTCCAGGGAGCTCG CCTGGCCGTGCCCTGAGAACGCCGCCTGCGCCCCGGATGGCCCCGGCCTCATCCAGTGCCTCTGCGACAGCCCCTTCCACGGCTACAAGTGCCTGCGTGAG ggcaccttccctgtgctgctcttcTGCGGGGTCCTGGGAACCAtcaccctgtccctgtccctcctgctctGGGGCACCCAGCGACGGAAAGCCAAGACACCCTGA